A portion of the Krasilnikovia cinnamomea genome contains these proteins:
- a CDS encoding Uma2 family endonuclease → MTAVPEWMRPPRPEGWYAEDLDSLAEAPRHTELIDGALVFMMSPQRVWHARMITALVNSLTDQAPAGIEVDREITIRLDQWNRPEPDLLATKAPFDPSRTFYTPEETLLVVEVVSPESAHRDRNVKLRKYAEAGIANYWRIEDEDGSPVVHAYELDGPTRSYVATAIHRHELRTTTPFAIKIDLDGLVPGRKT, encoded by the coding sequence ATGACTGCGGTGCCCGAGTGGATGCGTCCGCCTCGCCCCGAGGGCTGGTACGCCGAGGACCTCGACAGTCTCGCCGAGGCGCCGCGCCACACCGAACTGATCGATGGAGCCCTCGTCTTCATGATGTCTCCCCAGCGGGTCTGGCACGCCCGCATGATCACCGCGCTGGTGAACTCCCTGACGGACCAGGCCCCGGCAGGCATCGAGGTCGACCGGGAAATCACGATCCGACTCGACCAATGGAATCGGCCGGAGCCTGATCTCCTAGCCACCAAGGCACCTTTCGATCCGTCCCGCACTTTCTACACGCCTGAAGAGACTCTGCTGGTCGTGGAGGTGGTCTCGCCGGAGTCGGCGCATCGCGACCGCAACGTCAAGCTGCGCAAGTACGCGGAAGCCGGTATCGCGAACTACTGGCGCATCGAGGACGAGGATGGCTCCCCGGTGGTCCACGCCTACGAACTCGACGGACCCACCCGGTCGTACGTGGCGACCGCGATCCACCGCCACGAACTGCGCACCACGACGCCGTTCGCGATAAAGATCGACTTGGATGGGCTGGTGCCCGGCCGCAAGACCTGA
- a CDS encoding PIN domain-containing protein, with product MSLESLVLDSQGFSGWIDRDRKVMRLLEQAERDGTDLAMSAATIIEISHSGVDTARLSWLLSQIRVEAVTKESARRSAALLKAAGLHGHKYAIDAMVAEVALRLPAPVAVLTSDVDDMVKLCGQRVRTIGL from the coding sequence GTGAGCCTCGAGTCGCTGGTGCTCGACTCGCAAGGCTTCTCCGGATGGATTGACCGCGATCGCAAGGTAATGCGACTGCTGGAGCAGGCGGAGCGGGACGGGACCGATCTGGCCATGTCGGCCGCCACGATCATCGAGATTTCCCACTCCGGCGTGGATACCGCCCGGCTGAGCTGGCTGCTGTCTCAGATTCGAGTGGAGGCGGTGACGAAGGAAAGTGCCCGCCGTAGTGCAGCGCTGTTGAAGGCGGCTGGGCTGCATGGGCACAAATACGCCATCGATGCCATGGTCGCCGAGGTGGCGCTACGATTACCTGCGCCGGTGGCAGTTCTGACATCCGATGTCGACGACATGGTCAAGCTGTGCGGGCAGCGCGTCCGGACCATCGGGCTGTAG
- a CDS encoding HigA family addiction module antitoxin: MSKLAPIHPGEVLMEDFIAPLGITQHKVAVAIGVPPRRINEIVHGKRRVTADTALRLARYFGTTDLFWINLQNRYDLEIEKDALGDILDSIRPLQSA, encoded by the coding sequence ATGAGCAAGCTGGCCCCGATTCACCCCGGCGAGGTGCTGATGGAGGATTTCATCGCACCGCTCGGGATCACTCAGCACAAGGTTGCTGTGGCCATCGGGGTGCCGCCCCGGCGGATCAATGAGATCGTCCACGGCAAGCGGCGTGTCACCGCCGACACGGCCCTCCGCCTGGCGCGCTACTTCGGAACGACCGACCTCTTCTGGATCAATCTGCAGAACCGGTACGACCTCGAGATTGAGAAGGACGCGCTCGGCGACATCCTCGACAGCATCCGGCCTCTCCAGTCGGCCTAA